From Trueperaceae bacterium, a single genomic window includes:
- a CDS encoding NAD(P)/FAD-dependent oxidoreductase — MDYDVVTIGSGHNALIASAYLAQAGYKVGVFERRDVVGGAVSTVEHVPGYRFDLGGSAHILIRLTPIVEELGLERYGLEYLDVDPLFFAPFPDGDHLFIHRSERATADHLEDRFPGEGEAYVKFLDEWRPFARVVKDLFLSTPSPLNLGRKMVFGDAIQGDWKRALRAILQPYGDVVDRYFSEEKVKAPLVWMAAQSGPPPSEPMTSPFLLWHPLYHEGGIARPRGGSGELTAALARHVEAHGGEVHTSAPVERILVEDGRAAGVVADGQTYRAKRVVAGAHALETFSKLLPEEHRPEGAKHMKVGNGFGAVLRLALDAPVRYAAHPGDDARVALQLVARDRAQVAAAYGDYLAGQPSRDPAIVAMSFSAVDDTLAPPGGEVLWLWAQYFPYDLAGGRRWADVEDAVAESILDTFEAYAPGTKASVVGSLFQHPEWLERELGLFRGNVMHLEMSLDQMFALRPFLGMAEYRTHVKGLYLTGASTHPGGGIMGASGRNAARTVLQDLDRRRFWGLGT, encoded by the coding sequence ATGGACTACGACGTCGTGACCATCGGTTCGGGCCACAACGCCCTCATCGCGTCGGCCTACCTGGCGCAAGCGGGCTACAAGGTCGGCGTGTTCGAGCGTCGCGACGTGGTCGGGGGGGCCGTCTCGACCGTCGAGCACGTCCCCGGCTACCGCTTCGACCTCGGCGGCAGCGCCCACATCCTGATTCGCTTGACGCCGATCGTCGAGGAGCTCGGCCTCGAACGCTACGGCCTCGAGTACCTCGACGTCGACCCGTTGTTCTTCGCGCCGTTCCCCGACGGCGACCACCTGTTCATCCACCGCAGCGAACGCGCGACCGCCGACCACCTCGAGGATCGCTTCCCCGGGGAGGGCGAAGCGTACGTGAAGTTCCTCGACGAATGGCGTCCGTTCGCCCGCGTCGTCAAGGACCTGTTCCTCTCGACCCCCAGCCCCCTCAACCTGGGGCGCAAGATGGTGTTCGGGGACGCGATCCAGGGCGACTGGAAGCGTGCCCTTCGGGCGATCTTGCAACCCTACGGCGACGTCGTCGATCGCTACTTCAGCGAAGAGAAGGTCAAGGCGCCGCTCGTGTGGATGGCGGCGCAGTCCGGCCCCCCACCGAGCGAACCGATGACCAGCCCGTTCCTGTTGTGGCACCCGCTGTACCACGAGGGCGGCATCGCCCGCCCGCGCGGCGGGTCGGGGGAGCTGACGGCCGCGCTCGCGCGGCACGTCGAGGCGCACGGCGGGGAGGTGCACACCTCCGCCCCGGTCGAACGGATCCTCGTCGAGGACGGGCGCGCCGCCGGCGTCGTCGCCGACGGCCAGACGTACCGCGCGAAGCGGGTCGTGGCCGGCGCGCACGCCCTCGAGACCTTCTCGAAGCTGCTGCCCGAGGAGCACCGTCCCGAGGGGGCGAAGCACATGAAGGTCGGCAACGGCTTCGGGGCGGTCCTCCGTCTCGCCCTCGACGCGCCGGTGCGCTACGCGGCGCACCCCGGCGACGACGCCCGCGTCGCGCTCCAGCTCGTCGCGCGCGACCGCGCGCAGGTCGCCGCCGCGTACGGCGACTACCTCGCCGGCCAGCCCTCCCGCGACCCCGCGATCGTCGCGATGAGCTTCAGCGCCGTGGACGACACCCTCGCCCCGCCCGGCGGGGAGGTGTTGTGGTTGTGGGCGCAGTACTTCCCCTACGACCTCGCCGGCGGCCGCCGCTGGGCGGACGTCGAGGACGCCGTCGCCGAATCGATCCTCGACACGTTCGAGGCGTACGCGCCCGGCACGAAGGCGTCGGTCGTCGGCTCGCTCTTCCAGCACCCCGAGTGGCTGGAGCGCGAGCTCGGGTTGTTCCGCGGCAACGTCATGCACCTCGAAATGAGCCTCGACCAGATGTTCGCCCTGCGTCCGTTCCTCGGCATGGCGGAGTACCGCACGCACGTCAAGGGCCTCTACCTGACCGGGGCCAGCACCCACCCGGGGGGCGGCATCATGGGAGCCTCGGGCCGCAACGCCGCCCGCACGGTCCTGCAGGACCTCGACCGCCGTCGCTTCTGGGGGCTCGGGACGTGA
- a CDS encoding phytoene/squalene synthase family protein, with protein MIRDRASVRPAVLHPGDRDAWSLDAALRFAEAETRRHSSTFSLGARVFGPEKRRAVSAVYAACRAGDDAVDEAAGPADARDRLEAWWAGIERAYDARPDASQPTEVALAWVVDRWDVPRDAFLELKRGFESDLRFVCVADTDELLLYARRVAGVVGLMIAPITGYDGGDATLDAAVAMGEAMQITNILRDVGEDLHRGRCYLPVDRMAVHGVDPAQLRRGDVDAGYVALLEEFADLAAERYRRGWDGIPKLHGLAGVAVGVAAMNYEAILAKLRANRYDNLSRRAHLRTPERLAIVPRAAWAVATARR; from the coding sequence GTGATCCGCGACCGGGCCTCGGTCCGGCCCGCGGTGCTGCACCCCGGCGACCGCGACGCCTGGTCGCTCGATGCGGCGCTGCGCTTCGCGGAGGCCGAGACCCGCCGCCACTCGAGCACCTTCTCGCTCGGGGCGCGCGTGTTCGGTCCCGAGAAACGGCGGGCGGTGAGCGCCGTGTACGCCGCCTGCCGAGCGGGCGACGACGCGGTCGACGAGGCCGCCGGTCCGGCCGACGCCCGCGATCGCCTCGAGGCGTGGTGGGCGGGCATCGAACGCGCCTACGACGCGCGGCCCGACGCGAGCCAACCGACCGAGGTCGCCCTCGCGTGGGTCGTGGACCGCTGGGACGTCCCCCGCGACGCGTTCCTCGAACTCAAACGCGGCTTCGAGAGCGACCTGCGCTTCGTGTGCGTCGCCGACACCGACGAGCTTTTGCTCTACGCCCGCCGCGTCGCCGGGGTCGTCGGCCTCATGATCGCACCCATCACCGGCTACGACGGGGGGGACGCGACCCTCGACGCCGCCGTCGCGATGGGGGAAGCGATGCAGATCACGAACATCCTGCGCGACGTCGGCGAGGACCTCCATCGCGGCCGGTGTTACCTGCCCGTCGACCGCATGGCGGTGCACGGCGTCGATCCGGCGCAGTTGCGGCGCGGCGACGTCGACGCGGGCTACGTCGCGTTGCTCGAGGAGTTCGCCGACCTCGCCGCCGAGCGCTACCGCCGGGGGTGGGACGGCATCCCGAAGCTGCATGGGCTGGCCGGCGTCGCGGTCGGCGTCGCGGCGATGAACTACGAAGCGATCCTCGCGAAGCTCCGCGCCAACCGCTACGACAACCTCTCCCGCCGCGCGCACCTGAGGACCCCCGAGCGTCTCGCGATCGTCCCACGCGCCGCGTGGGCGGTCGCCACCGCGCGCCGCTGA
- the ispG gene encoding flavodoxin-dependent (E)-4-hydroxy-3-methylbut-2-enyl-diphosphate synthase: MNDVPRRRTVTVPVGSVSMGSDHPVVVQSMTNTDTSDVHATVQQVAALHRAGSDVVRVTVNDEAAARAVPEIVDLLDQHGLDVPIVGDFHFNGHKLLRAVPDAGAALAKYRINPGNVGVGSRHDENFASIVEVAMHHDKPVRIGVNWGSLDAALLTRMMDANAESDDPVDAHEVTMRAMVESALGSARMAEEVGLAHDRIVLSAKISRAPDLWDVYRRLADRSDYPLHLGLTEAGMGTKGAVASAAGLVPLLAEGIGDTIRVSLTPDPGAPREREVEIAQEILSAVGIRRFAPSVTACPGCGRTTSTLFQEMARDIDAYLKERMEVWREAYPGVEHLNVAVMGCVVNGPGESKHADIGISLPGTGETPRAPVYEDGELVTTLEGDGATIARAFNERVQRYVERRFGA, translated from the coding sequence GTGAACGACGTTCCCCGTAGGCGCACCGTCACCGTTCCGGTCGGCTCCGTGTCGATGGGGTCGGACCACCCCGTCGTCGTGCAATCGATGACGAACACCGACACCTCCGACGTGCACGCCACCGTCCAGCAGGTCGCGGCCCTGCACCGCGCCGGGAGCGACGTGGTGCGCGTCACCGTCAACGACGAAGCGGCGGCGCGGGCGGTGCCCGAGATCGTCGACCTGCTCGACCAACACGGACTCGACGTGCCGATCGTCGGCGACTTCCACTTCAACGGCCACAAGCTTCTCCGGGCGGTGCCCGACGCCGGCGCGGCGCTCGCGAAGTACCGCATCAACCCCGGCAACGTCGGTGTCGGCTCCCGCCACGACGAGAACTTCGCGAGCATCGTCGAGGTCGCCATGCATCACGACAAGCCGGTCCGCATCGGCGTGAACTGGGGCAGCCTCGACGCGGCCCTGTTGACCCGCATGATGGACGCCAACGCCGAGAGCGACGACCCCGTCGACGCGCACGAGGTCACGATGCGGGCGATGGTCGAATCGGCGCTCGGGTCGGCGCGGATGGCGGAGGAGGTCGGGCTCGCCCACGACCGGATCGTGCTGAGCGCCAAGATCAGCCGCGCACCCGACCTGTGGGACGTCTACCGCCGGCTGGCCGATCGTAGCGACTACCCGCTGCACCTCGGGCTGACCGAGGCGGGGATGGGCACCAAGGGCGCCGTCGCCTCCGCCGCCGGGTTGGTGCCCCTCCTGGCGGAGGGGATCGGCGACACGATCCGCGTCTCGCTCACGCCCGACCCCGGCGCCCCGCGGGAGCGGGAGGTCGAGATCGCCCAAGAGATCCTTTCCGCGGTCGGGATCCGCCGCTTCGCGCCGTCGGTGACCGCCTGCCCCGGGTGCGGACGGACCACCAGCACGCTGTTCCAGGAGATGGCGCGCGACATCGACGCGTACCTCAAGGAACGCATGGAGGTCTGGCGCGAGGCGTACCCCGGCGTGGAGCACCTCAACGTCGCGGTGATGGGGTGCGTCGTCAACGGCCCCGGCGAATCGAAGCACGCCGACATCGGCATCAGCCTCCCCGGGACCGGCGAAACGCCCCGCGCGCCGGTGTACGAGGACGGCGAGCTCGTCACGACCCTCGAAGGGGACGGCGCGACGATCGCGCGGGCGTTCAACGAACGCGTCCAGCGGTACGTCGAGCGCCGCTTCGGGGCGTGA
- a CDS encoding inositol monophosphatase family protein, protein MAELDTLLDVALDVADLAGRTTLGHFRTGVRPDWKADATPVTVADREAETVIRDALARRAPTHGVVGEEFGEEAGSAPYRWWIDPIDGTKAFVRGVPLYATLVGLERDGVMVAGVASFPALGETLAAAQGRGARLNGRRVSVSDVADPAHSAVSTTDVGRFEELGRGAAWARVRGAYGYRAGWSDAYGYLLVASGRIEAMLDPAIAPWDVAPFAAILPEAGGWFGTWAGDATPHGADALAVNAAQRGTLLDLLAGER, encoded by the coding sequence ATGGCCGAACTCGATACCCTGCTGGACGTCGCCCTCGACGTCGCCGACCTCGCCGGACGGACCACCCTCGGGCACTTCCGGACCGGCGTCCGGCCCGACTGGAAGGCGGACGCGACGCCCGTCACCGTCGCCGACCGCGAAGCGGAAACCGTGATCCGCGACGCCCTCGCCCGCCGCGCCCCGACCCACGGCGTGGTCGGGGAGGAGTTCGGCGAGGAGGCCGGCAGCGCGCCCTACCGGTGGTGGATCGACCCGATCGACGGCACGAAGGCGTTCGTGCGCGGCGTCCCGCTGTACGCGACCCTGGTGGGCCTCGAGCGCGACGGCGTGATGGTGGCCGGCGTCGCGTCGTTCCCCGCGCTGGGGGAGACGCTCGCCGCGGCGCAGGGGCGTGGCGCGCGCCTGAACGGTCGCCGGGTGTCCGTCTCCGACGTCGCGGACCCCGCGCACTCCGCGGTGTCGACCACCGACGTCGGCCGCTTCGAGGAGCTCGGTCGGGGCGCGGCGTGGGCGCGGGTCCGCGGCGCGTACGGGTACCGGGCGGGCTGGAGCGACGCCTACGGCTACCTGCTCGTCGCGTCGGGCCGCATCGAAGCGATGCTCGATCCCGCCATCGCGCCGTGGGACGTCGCGCCGTTCGCGGCGATCCTGCCCGAGGCGGGCGGCTGGTTCGGAACGTGGGCGGGCGACGCGACGCCGCACGGGGCGGACGCCCTCGCGGTGAACGCCGCGCAACGCGGGACCCTGCTCGACCTGCTCGCGGGGGAACGGTGA